The window CTTCAACGATTATTTGAAAGAAACTACCGGAGAAGTGGATTACAAATTCCTAGCAGCGGGAATAGTGTCGTATAGGCGGGCACGGGATGCGGCACTCACCCTTTACCCCGGTGTGAAGAAAACACTTATTACCCTGGCGAAAATGAGTATCAAGCTTGTTATCGTCTCGGACGCGCCTAGGCGCGAGGCGTGGCTCAGGATCTGCTATCTTAACCTCCACCATTTTTTCGATCTGGTTCTCACTTTTGATGATGTGGGCGAACGAAAGCCGTCTCCTAAGGGTTTCAGTATGGTTCTAAAGCAGTTGAATCTGACCAAGGAGGAGGTGCTTATGGTAGGAGATTGGCCCGAGCGTGATATGGAGGGAGCTCATCAGCTGGGAATCCGTACAATATTTGCGCGCTACGGGGACACCTTTGGCACCGTGGAATCAGGTGCTGACTGGGACGTGGAAGATATTTTCGAGACTGTTGGTATTGTTGATTCACTGAATGAAGCCTGAGAGCAAACTGGGCACCGATATTGTAGAGGTCTCCCGGATTCGCCAGCTTTCCGAGGAGTACGGAGGACGATTTTACCATCACGTTTACACAAAGGGTGAAGTGAAATGGTGCCGAGAGCGTGCCGTGCCTGAAATGCACCTCGCCGGACGCTTTGCAGCCAAAGAAGCAGTTAAGAAGGCCCTTCTTGCGTCTGGAGAGGAAAATATTCCGCTTAGTGGTATTGAGATTATCCGGCAGGATAACGGCCCACCGGAGGTATTCTTGCATCTTGATCTAAAAAGATTTTATCACTGCCAGGTTTCCATCTCTCACACAGATTCGCTGGCAACGGCAGTAGCCATGGTGATGCCGCAATGAGGATCCTTTCCACGCTGGAAGCAAGAGAAGTGGACAGAGTCACTATGGAAGAGCTGGGTATACCCGGTGTGACACTTATGGAAAGTGCCGGGCGTGCTGTGGCTGCAAGGGTTACTTCCATGGCGGATGGCGGAAAAGTGGGCATAATCTGCGGAAAGGGCAATAACGGGGGCGACGGATATGCGTGTGCCTCTTTACTGAAAGAGATGGAGATAGAATGCGAACTCATATCAACAATTCCTGAGGGAAAGATAGCAGGTTTTTCCAGACATTTCTATGATGAGTGCATAGGTAAGGGGATCAGGTTCAGTCACACTAAGCATTTTGAGGAAGTCGATCTTGGGCACTTTGATCTCATTGTTGACGGTCTTCTTGGCACGGGAATTTCTGGGGAGGTGAAACCTGATGCAGCTGAGTGGATCGAAGCCATGAACTCCGTATCCTCACCGGTTCTTTCCATTGATATTCCGTCCGGTATAAACGGGACCAGCGGCTTTGTTTGCGGCTCTGCAGTACAAGCCACCGCCACTGTAACCATGGGGTTTCTGAAACAGGGCATTGTGGTACAGCCGGGAAAATCGCTGGCGGGGGAGATCACAGTGGCTGATCTTGGTTACCCCTCTTCCGCTTTTGAAGGTCTCGGGATGATGAAGAAAACTTTTGATGAGGCACTCGCCCGGGAACATCTGTCTCCGCCGCCTGCAGAAACATATAAGCATCGTCAGGGTAAACTGCTCATTATTGCCGGGTCGAAAGGTTTCACCGGGGCGGCATGCTTAGCTGCAGAAGCCGCCGTGAGAAGCGGTGCCGGACTGGTGGTTGCTGCCGTTCCGGAGTCCCTTAATTCAATCTTTGAGATAAAATTGACTGAAGCTATGACGTTGCCGATACCCGATAAAGGAAAAGGGTTTCTGGACAAAAGTGCTCTCGATTTTCTTCAGGAGTGGTTCAACTGGAGTGACGCTCTTCTCATGGGTCCTGGGGTCGGAACAGATGCTCAAGTGGGGGAATTGGTGAAGGATGTTATTCACAAGATCAATAAGCCCCTTGTTCTGGATGCGGACGGGTTGGGACACATCAAAAACGATCTGGATATTCTTTCTCAGCTGGGAGACGCATTCGTTATTACACCCCACCACGGCGAAGCTTCCCGGTTGTTCGGGGTCAAGCAGGAGGAAATCGGTGATGATCTATTCAAATTTGCCTCTAGATCTGAAGGACGATCAGGAGGTGTTCTGGTTTTGAAAGGCGCGCCTACGCTGACGGCTTTCGGAAATAAGGTGATTGCCAACATATCTGGTCATCAAGGGCTAGCTACTGGCGGTACGGGGGATGTCCTCGCTGGAATTATTTCTGGTTTTCTCTGCCAGGGAATGCCGGTTCAGGCCGCCGCCCAACTAGCGGTTTTTGTCCATGGCCGGACTGCTGATCTGCTCCTGGAGGAGAGAGGCTATCGCGGCCTCGCGGCTTCTGATCTAATTGAAAAAATATCCGCTGTCATTGCCAGTTATGAAACAGGCAGATAGTCACCGGGCAGAGGCGTATGGATAAACTGGTTATACACGGCGGCCGCCTGCTGAAAGGATCTGTAAGGATCGGTGGTGCAAAGAATGCAGTTTTGCCTATCATGACGGCCACCATCATCGCACCCGGCAGGTACAAAATCAAACGTGTCCCTAATCTCCGGGATACAAGAACGATGATCAGGCTTCTGGAAATCATCGGTGCTGAGGTGAGCTTTGAAGACGGCACACTTCTTATCGATTCCACCAAGTGCGACAATCCGGAAGCACCTTACGATCTGGTGAAGACCATGCGTGCTTCTTTCTATGTACTCGGGCCGCTGCTTTCACGGTTCGGCTATGCCAAAGTTTCCATGCCCGGCGGGTGTGCATGGGGCCCGCGGCCCGTCAATTTCCACGTTGATGCCATGGAGCAGATCGGTGCTGAGACGATTCTGGAAGATGGGTACATTATTGCGAAGGGTGAGCATTTGAGGGGAGGTGAAGTTTTGTTTGAGGTCTCTTCCGTGGGCGCCACAGGGAATGCTGTTATGGCTGCTGTAAAAGCGTCCGGCCGGACATCCATTTTTTATGCTGCCATGGAGCCGGAGATTACATGTCTCTGCGAATTTCTGAATGCTATGGGCGCCAGAATAAGCGGCATTGGTACCAATAAGCTTCAGATTGAAGGTGTGAGTGAAATGAAGGCTGTGGATTTTGAAATCATACCTGACCGGATAGAAACAGCTACCTTTCTGATTGCCGGAGCGATGGCCGGCGAAAAAGTTATAGTTGAAGGGGCGGAGCCCAATCATCTGCAAGTGGTTCTTAAAAAGCTCCAGGAAACAGGTAGCGAACTTGAAGTAAAGAAAGACAGTATTACCATTGAGAGAAAGGGGAGACCGCGGCCTATCTCCGTGGAAACAGCTGTTTATCCTGGTTTCCCCACCGACGTCCAAGCCCAATGGATGGCGCTCATGTCGCTGGCCGATGGCAACTCCACCATTACGGACAGCATCTACCACGACCGCTTTACCCACATTGCAGAACTGAGCCGGTTAGGCGGAGATATAAGGCTGAAGTACAATGTGGCGAAAGTGAAAGGAAAGGAGCGTTTGCTTGGAGCCCGTGTCATGTCTACTGACATTCGTGCCAGTGCATCTCTGATCCTTGCCGGCTTGGCGGCGGAAGGGCAAACAGACATTTCGCGCATATATCATATTGAACGGGGATATGAGAAGATTGAAGAAAAATTTCAATCCTTGGGAGCTGAAATTTCTAGGGAGTCTGAGTAAAAGCTAAAGATTTTTCAATACTTTCAGGATTTCCTTGGCGGTCACCTCAGGGGTTAGATTGTCGGTAGCAACTCTTACGTTGGCCCGTTGATAATACTTTTTTCTGTCATCCAGCATTTCTTGAAGGATATTGCCAGGATCGCCCCCAGCCTCGATGACCATATCCTTCGATTCCATTCTTTCCACTAGATCTGCAACAGGCGCATCGAGCCAGATAGTGGCACCTGTGGTGTCCATGGTCTGGAATATGCTTTCTTCCAGAACGGTGTCACTGTTGCAGGCGAAAACCTGATGCTCCCCCTGAGACAATTCCTGGAGCATGGTCGCCTCCATTTTTCTCAGTGAATCTTCTCCGAAGGTTTCGATGATTTCCTGTAGAGGTCTGCTGTAGATTGCTTCCAGCATTTCGTTTACATCAATGAATGCCCACTTGAGATGGTTAGCAAGTATGCGTCCTATTGTCGATTTACCAACACCTATCATGCCAATGAGGTAAATGTTTCGAAGTGATCCATTCATATTGTTAGCACGATTATAACAATAGTTTCACATTGGAATCAACTCGGACTCAGAATAAATTGACCTCAGTGCATTGAAGCCAATTCTGCCCAAAGTTTTTTCTGGGAGTCCATTGGCTGAAAAAAGCTGGAGAGGTGGCCGAGCTGGCTGAAGGCGGTCGCCTGCTAAGCGACTGTAGAGGTAAAACCTCTACCGCGGGTTCGAATCCCGCCCTCTCCGCGGTTCCGGGTTGGATTATCTTAATATAGGTTTGAGGCTTGTAAAGAAAAGTAGGACCTCCTTGCCAGGTTTTATTTACTGGTAAGTGCATTTAGCCCTAAATGTAATTCTGTCAAGATCATGGGAAAATGGTGAATTAAAGAAAAGGGATTCCTCGCAAGGGAGGAAAGGTTCTCCTTCTTTATTGATTATTAAGCTCAGTTAGTCAGAGGCGGGAGAGGGAGACACCAATAATTTGCTATTTTGGTCACCAGGTTTGCCCGTGTGTGGCAAAAGAGCTGTTCGTAGTATCTTTTAGCGTTTTGGAAATTCCAACTTAGTACAAGTAGCTTATATTGAACGCCAGGAAACGCTTTGTCAGAATATGGCGATAGGCGTAAGCTCAAACATCCTTGGAGGCGTGGCAGAGTCTGGTTGAATGCACCGGTCTTGAAAACCGGCGTCCGCCTTTCGGCGGGCCAGAGGTTCGAATCCTCTCGCCTCCGCGAATTCTCAGAACGTTGCCTTGTGGCGGCAAACACCACTTCCTTTCTCTTTTTCTCGATTCACGACTAACTTTAACCATGCCCATTGTTCCGAGAGTCCGTTTTGCTCCCAGTCCTACTGGTGAATTGCACCTAGGAGGTGCCCGAACCGCCCTGTTCAACCATCTTTTCGCCAAAAAGAGAGATGGTAAATATTTTCTTAGAATAGAAGACACTGATGTTCAGCGCTCAAAACAGGAATATGTGGATCAGATTTGCTATTCTCTAGAATGGCTCGGTCTCAAGTGGGATGAACCCATCGTTTACCAATCCAAGCGGCGGGACCACCACCACAATGCTGTCCGACAACTCCTACAAGGTGGCGGAGCCTATAGGTGTTTCTGTACGGTAGAAGATCTGGCACTGAAGAGGGACGAAGCTGCCAAAGCGAAAAAACTGTACCGCTACTCAGGCAAATGCCGGGATCTGTCGGACGAAGAGCTAAAACTGCGACTGAACAGGGCCGATCCTTTTTGTATCCGGATCAGTGTCCCGGGCGGAAAGACCAAATTCACTGACTCCGTTTACGGAAAAATTGAAGTGGATCACAAAGAGATAGATGACTTTATTATCCAGCGGACCGACGGGTCACCCACCTACAACTTTACAGTGGTGGTTGATGATATAGATATGGAAATCAACTGGGTTATCCGTGGTGAAGATCACTTGACGAACACCCCCAAGCAGGTTATTGTCTATAAGGCTCTCGGATCAAAACCGCCTCGATTTGCGCACTTGCCCATGATTCTTGGCCCGAACGGCCAACGCCTCAGCAAACGCCACGGTGCCATAGGGGTCCAGGCTTACCGGGATATGGGATTCCTACCTGAAGCTCTGCTTAACTATCTTGCTCTGTTGGGGTGGTCCCCCGGTAGTGATCGAGAGGTTTTTTCCTTAAAGGAATTGACAAAAAAGTTTTCTTTGGATAAAGTGGTGAAGAAGGGAGGAGTTTTTGACGAGAAAAAACTTAACTGGGTTTGCGGCCAGCATATGTCGGGAAAATCTTCGCAGGACCTTCTAAACACCATGCGTGAGCTGGAGCCAGACTGGCACAGTGATCAAGATGAGAACTACCTGTTCAATGTTATCGAGATGGTGAAATCGAGGACCAAATCGCTCAGCGAGCTCAACGAATTTTCCGGTTACTTTTTTGCCGATCCCCAATCTTTTGATGAGAAAGCGGTGAGGAAACGGTGGAAAGATGCCTCTGTGACCAAACTGATGAACAGGTACTGGATGAGTCTCCATGAGCTGACCAAGTGGGAGCCTACCGCCCTGGAGGAGCATCTTCGGACACTTGCCGAGACGGAAAACGTTTCTGCAGGCAAGTTTATTCACCCTGTGCGGATCGCTATTTCTGGACATGGGGTAGGGCCGTCTCTCTTTGATCTTATGGCACTTTTGGGCCGAGAGCGTGTATTGAGACGAATGAATTATGCAATTGATAATTTGCCGCCATCCTAATAGATTGATCTGATATGAGGCGATCAATGGTTATAGCTCTCACAGTTTTCAGCCTGACGGCCTCGCTGCAGGCCAATTCTCGGTGGCTCAATCTTTACATTCCGGAGTTTGACAACCTTCGAAACGATCCATCGGTGGCGTGGCTCAGCTCAGGATTCGCGGACATCCTCTCCAAGAAGTTTACCGATCTTGATGGCGTGCGCGTTTACGGTCGTCCGGCACTAGAGAAAATTCTGCAGGATAAAACTATTCTTTTGACGCATCGTGCGGGTACAGACAATATCCTTATTATTGGGACATTCAGCAGGGAGCTAGACCAGGTGACAGTCAATGTTCAAATAATCAACGTCTCCAATTGGGCTGAACTGGGGCTGGTTCGGACGGTGGGTTCAATGAACAACATCACAATTTTAGGGAGTGATCTGTTTGCCAAACTTACTGCCGGCCTTAAAGAGAATATTCCGCCTTCACCCAAAGCTGGTGAACTGTACCCTCTTGGGGGCTATACAGATATGCCAGAAATGAATCGGCAGACGAAAGAGGTCGGGAAATCTATTGGTCAGGCGCTGGAAGGTCTGGAGAAAGCGATGGATATTTACATCGGTGCCCGGGGGGTAGCAGGGGGGACAGTCCCTTCCCGTGGAAAGTTCAGTCGGGAACTCAATTTTGGCACCAAAGAGACCCCATCAGAGCCGGCTTCTAAAGAAGCCATGATGCTGGAAGAGATCCTTGAGTTGGTTGCTGCGAATCCTTACGGTGTTCAGATTGGTGAGCCAAAAGTGGAGGTCGATCCGGAGAACAAGGGGAAAATGGTTTTTCTTTCCCTTCCGGTGAAGTATTCGCTGAAAGAGGATCTCATCAGCGACATGTTGCGCTCTTTGCCCTACACCGGGGTCCGGCAAGAGGGGACACTTACCACCATTGAATTTGCCCGGAACAAGTTTCCCATCTCCAACAAACTAAGCGATCGCATTGCAAAAGGTGAATTCCGTGTTGTTCCGGTAGTTCAGTTGCTGGACCAGAGTGGAAACGTCTACACTACCATTCTTGACAGCGGTGATCCGTACTGGCACAGCCAATCCCGAAAGAATACTAATACCAGAACAGAGCATATTTTTTCACAGCTGGTTGCTTTTACGGTTAGCGGTTGGTCGCTGCAGGTGACCATGGAAGCTGTGGATATTAATGCAACTTATACTGTTGAGATGCCGAGAACTGAAGTGGGGCAGTTGTCGCAAGTTGTTATTGAATTTGTGCCCGAATCGAAGTTACAGAAGTTTCTCGCCAACGTCCTTTAGAACCAAGTGAGGAGAGATTGATCATGAGACAGAATGTCGTTAAGGCAGTTGTGGGGTTATTTCTTGCGGCCACAGGTTTGGCTTTTTCTCAGCCTGGGGAGATGACTTCAGCCAAGAAAACAGCAGCCAAGTGGGTTGACAAGAATAGCAAGTCCATTCAAAAAGCTTCCAAAACAGTGTGGGATTATGCGGAAATTGCTCTTAAAGAACACAAATCAGCAAAGCTCCTTTCTGGTATGCTTGCCGAAGCGGGATTCAAAGTAGAGCGGGGTGTTTCGGATATGCCATCCGCTTTTGTTGCTGAATATGGGAAAGGTAAACCGATCGTAGCGTTTCTTGCGGAGTACGATGCCCTTCCGGGTCTTTCCCAAAAGGTTAAGACAAGTATTGATCCGGTTGTGGAAGGTGCCGGCGGACACGGCTGTGGTCATTCCCTTTTTGGTGCCGGTACCATCGGCGGTGCGTTGGCGTTAAAGGAAGCCATGGTTAAGCACAAACTAAAGGGGACCATCCGGGTTTACGGCACCCCGGCAGAAGAACAGGTGGTGGCAAAAGTTTTTATGGTGCGGGACGGTCTTTTCGATGATGTGGACGTCTGTTTTGACTGGCATCCATCCAGCAAAAACCGAGTGAGTGTTCTCCCGAGCAAGGCCCTCAGGTCGTTCGAGGTGACGTTTTACGGCCGATCGGCCCACGCCTCCGGAGCGCCGTGGGAGGGGGTTTCGGCACTGGATGCTGTTGAAGCATTTCAGACAGGCGTGAACCTTCTCAGGGAACACATGCCCACAACTGGGCGAATTCATTATGTGGTGACCCAGGGCGGCGGAGCACCTAACGTCATTCCGGCGAAAGCTTCCATTTGGCTGTATACTCGTGCCAAGGACTGGCCTGAGGTGATGAAGATATACAATCATGTGGAGACAATCGTAAAAGCCGCCGACATGATGGCGTGGGGTGAGGAGTACGGTAATCCCAAATCGGGCTTCAAACCGGCGGAGATTAATATGCTGACAGGTGTCTATGAATACAACCACAATCACGCAACAGCCAAAGTGATCCATTCAAATCTTTCTCTGATGGGTGCCCCCTCGTACACCAAGGAGGAAGAGAAGTTTGCACGTAACCTTCAAGAAGCGTTTGGTGTTGAAGTGGAAGGCTACCACACGGAAGTTGCGGAGCTAAATCTCGATCCGCCCAGAGAATCAGGCGGTTCCACCGATGTTGCCAATATTTCCTGGACGGCTCCCACTGCTTCATTCGGGGTTAGCAACTGGCCGCAAAATATTCCTGCCCATTCATGGGCCTCTACGGCTGCTTCAGGTAGTGAGCCGGGATTGAAGGCAATGCTCAATGCATGCAAAGTACTTGCTTTCAACGCTATCGATGTGATGTCTGACCCGAGTCTTCTTGAGCCCATGAAAAAAGAGTTTGCCGAGAGCAGGAAGAAGTTTAACTATGAACCGCCGGTAGGACCTGAAGTAAAGCCCAGCTTACCTTCGCATATGAGGGAAGAGTAGAAATTGACCGATTTGTTTCTTTATTGTTTTCTCATTTAATTTTGGTCGTGAGGCTTATATTTCCCTTCCTGGTCTTAGCTAATTTATTGATGGCCCAGACCTATTCAGTCGGCGATACTGTCAAGGATTTTTCTAAGTCTATTTGTTCCAACGGTGAGGGAGATCTTTCCTTTTACAGCTACAACGGTGCTGAGAATGGTGGAGACAACTTTGTCATCTGGATCAACTTCTTCACCTCCTGGTGAACCTCCTGCCAGGCGGAGGCTCCGACCACTGAAACGATCTACCAAGAATTCAAAGATGACGGATTGATTATGCTTGGTGCCGGTTCTGATTGGGGGCAACCGTACAACTGCAGTCAGTGGGCCAATAAATTTGATCTAACCTATCCACTTTTGGACGATTCAGGGTCCAACCTCTTTTTTGACTTTGCCTGGGACGGCAGTTCACAAGCTGGTAACCAGTACTATATCCCCATGAATATTATTATTGATCACAATATGGTGGTGAGGTATCGTGCCTATGGCTTTAATGAAAATGGAGTAAAAAACGAGATTGAAGATTTAATAGGAGAGATGAAATCGGCTTCAATTGTAGGGGAAGAGACAAAGCACATACAACCTTCATTCATCACGCTCCACTCTGCCTATCCCAATCCCTTCAACCCGTGGACCAACATAAGCTTTACTCTTACTGAAGCAACCGTTACTGATATTGTTATTTACAACAGCCTCGGAAAAGAAGTAGATAAGCTGACCGGTAGGACT of the Candidatus Neomarinimicrobiota bacterium genome contains:
- a CDS encoding HAD family hydrolase: MIKAVIFDLDNTLLDFKNMKQNAISAAVDGMVEAGLQLDPKKSYDRIMELYETSGWENQEIFNDYLKETTGEVDYKFLAAGIVSYRRARDAALTLYPGVKKTLITLAKMSIKLVIVSDAPRREAWLRICYLNLHHFFDLVLTFDDVGERKPSPKGFSMVLKQLNLTKEEVLMVGDWPERDMEGAHQLGIRTIFARYGDTFGTVESGADWDVEDIFETVGIVDSLNEA
- the acpS gene encoding holo-[acyl-carrier-protein] synthase, with product MKPESKLGTDIVEVSRIRQLSEEYGGRFYHHVYTKGEVKWCRERAVPEMHLAGRFAAKEAVKKALLASGEENIPLSGIEIIRQDNGPPEVFLHLDLKRFYHCQVSISHTDSLATAVAMVMPQ
- a CDS encoding NAD(P)H-hydrate dehydratase, encoding MRILSTLEAREVDRVTMEELGIPGVTLMESAGRAVAARVTSMADGGKVGIICGKGNNGGDGYACASLLKEMEIECELISTIPEGKIAGFSRHFYDECIGKGIRFSHTKHFEEVDLGHFDLIVDGLLGTGISGEVKPDAAEWIEAMNSVSSPVLSIDIPSGINGTSGFVCGSAVQATATVTMGFLKQGIVVQPGKSLAGEITVADLGYPSSAFEGLGMMKKTFDEALAREHLSPPPAETYKHRQGKLLIIAGSKGFTGAACLAAEAAVRSGAGLVVAAVPESLNSIFEIKLTEAMTLPIPDKGKGFLDKSALDFLQEWFNWSDALLMGPGVGTDAQVGELVKDVIHKINKPLVLDADGLGHIKNDLDILSQLGDAFVITPHHGEASRLFGVKQEEIGDDLFKFASRSEGRSGGVLVLKGAPTLTAFGNKVIANISGHQGLATGGTGDVLAGIISGFLCQGMPVQAAAQLAVFVHGRTADLLLEERGYRGLAASDLIEKISAVIASYETGR
- the murA gene encoding UDP-N-acetylglucosamine 1-carboxyvinyltransferase → MDKLVIHGGRLLKGSVRIGGAKNAVLPIMTATIIAPGRYKIKRVPNLRDTRTMIRLLEIIGAEVSFEDGTLLIDSTKCDNPEAPYDLVKTMRASFYVLGPLLSRFGYAKVSMPGGCAWGPRPVNFHVDAMEQIGAETILEDGYIIAKGEHLRGGEVLFEVSSVGATGNAVMAAVKASGRTSIFYAAMEPEITCLCEFLNAMGARISGIGTNKLQIEGVSEMKAVDFEIIPDRIETATFLIAGAMAGEKVIVEGAEPNHLQVVLKKLQETGSELEVKKDSITIERKGRPRPISVETAVYPGFPTDVQAQWMALMSLADGNSTITDSIYHDRFTHIAELSRLGGDIRLKYNVAKVKGKERLLGARVMSTDIRASASLILAGLAAEGQTDISRIYHIERGYEKIEEKFQSLGAEISRESE
- a CDS encoding glutamate--tRNA ligase; the encoded protein is MPIVPRVRFAPSPTGELHLGGARTALFNHLFAKKRDGKYFLRIEDTDVQRSKQEYVDQICYSLEWLGLKWDEPIVYQSKRRDHHHNAVRQLLQGGGAYRCFCTVEDLALKRDEAAKAKKLYRYSGKCRDLSDEELKLRLNRADPFCIRISVPGGKTKFTDSVYGKIEVDHKEIDDFIIQRTDGSPTYNFTVVVDDIDMEINWVIRGEDHLTNTPKQVIVYKALGSKPPRFAHLPMILGPNGQRLSKRHGAIGVQAYRDMGFLPEALLNYLALLGWSPGSDREVFSLKELTKKFSLDKVVKKGGVFDEKKLNWVCGQHMSGKSSQDLLNTMRELEPDWHSDQDENYLFNVIEMVKSRTKSLSELNEFSGYFFADPQSFDEKAVRKRWKDASVTKLMNRYWMSLHELTKWEPTALEEHLRTLAETENVSAGKFIHPVRIAISGHGVGPSLFDLMALLGRERVLRRMNYAIDNLPPS
- a CDS encoding amidohydrolase, whose translation is MRQNVVKAVVGLFLAATGLAFSQPGEMTSAKKTAAKWVDKNSKSIQKASKTVWDYAEIALKEHKSAKLLSGMLAEAGFKVERGVSDMPSAFVAEYGKGKPIVAFLAEYDALPGLSQKVKTSIDPVVEGAGGHGCGHSLFGAGTIGGALALKEAMVKHKLKGTIRVYGTPAEEQVVAKVFMVRDGLFDDVDVCFDWHPSSKNRVSVLPSKALRSFEVTFYGRSAHASGAPWEGVSALDAVEAFQTGVNLLREHMPTTGRIHYVVTQGGGAPNVIPAKASIWLYTRAKDWPEVMKIYNHVETIVKAADMMAWGEEYGNPKSGFKPAEINMLTGVYEYNHNHATAKVIHSNLSLMGAPSYTKEEEKFARNLQEAFGVEVEGYHTEVAELNLDPPRESGGSTDVANISWTAPTASFGVSNWPQNIPAHSWASTAASGSEPGLKAMLNACKVLAFNAIDVMSDPSLLEPMKKEFAESRKKFNYEPPVGPEVKPSLPSHMREE
- a CDS encoding T9SS type A sorting domain-containing protein, producing MLGAGSDWGQPYNCSQWANKFDLTYPLLDDSGSNLFFDFAWDGSSQAGNQYYIPMNIIIDHNMVVRYRAYGFNENGVKNEIEDLIGEMKSASIVGEETKHIQPSFITLHSAYPNPFNPWTNISFTLTEATVTDIVIYNSLGKEVDKLTGRTLFDIGTHTIRWDAEDVPSGVYLIRLETPLASATTKAILIK